From Stenotrophomonas sp. SAU14A_NAIMI4_8:
CCAGGCCCAGCTTCAGTACCGCGGTAGCCAGCGCGGCCCACGCGGCAATGGACAGCACCCAGCCTTCACCGGCCGTGGCCAGGCGACGACGGTGCAGGCCCACCACCAGGGCGACTGCCGGTATCAGGCAGGCCGATGCCAGCACCACCCACGGCAGGCCATAGCGGTCGACCATGGGGTAGCGCATCTGCGCGAAGTAGGCGTACTCGCCCAGGATCAGATAGCCCCACAGCCGGGGCGGGCACAGCAGCAGCGCGGCCACGCGGATGCCGGCCGGCAGGTAGAACTGGTCCAGCGAAATCTGCCGGGTGGCCCAGCAGGCAAGCGCATACAGCGCCGCCAGAGCAAGCCCCGCCGGCCGGATACGCACATCCAGGCGAATTCCATTCGTCCACCAGTTCAATCGCAAGCCTCCCTTGCTGCTGCGCGTAAGCGCCACCCAGGCATCGCACCTGGCCCCAGTCCGCGACAGTATCGGCTGACGCGGATGCTTGCAATTGCCTGCAACCGGCGTGCCGCGGCGGCCGGTGGCCACTGCGGGCCGCCGATGCTGACCGGGTTCACACTTTCACATCAGGCGATTACCACAACGCATCCCGCAGCTTGTACCAGGACATGGCCGCCACCAGCAGCGGGGTCCGCAGCAGGCGCCCGCCCGGGAAGGGGGCATGGCGCAGGCGCTGATAGACGTCCAGGCGTTCGCTCTGGCCGGCGATCGCCGCGGCGATCACCTCGCCGGCCAGCCCGGCCGCGGCCACGCCGTGGCCGGAAAAGCCCTGCGCGAAGTACAGGTTCGGGTCCAGCCGGCCCCAGTGCGGGGCGCGGTTGCGGGTGATGTCCACCAAGCCGCCCCAGACCTGTTCCAGGCCAACATCGGCCAGCTGCGGGAAGACCTGGTGCATGCGCCGCTGCATCACCCCGCGCAGGCCCGGCGGCGGCAGCGCCGAATAGCTGGCGCGGCCGCCGAACAGCAGGCGGTGGTCGTGGCTGAGGCGGAAGTAGTCCAGCGCCCAGGCGGTGTCTGCCACCGCCATGTTGTTGGCGATCAATGCGCGCGCGCGTTCGGCGCCCAGCGGTGCGCTGGCGCCCACGTAGGTGCCGACCGGCATGATGCGGCGCTCCAGGTCGGGCAGCAGGCCCTGCAGCAGCGCGTTTCCCGCCACCACCAGATGGCGGGCGTGCACGCTGCCGGCGGCCGTGTGCAGGGCCGGCGCCGAACCGCGCTGCAGCCGCACCACCGGTGAGCGTTCGTGGATGACCACCCCGGCCGCACGCGCCGCGTCGGCCAGCCCGCGCGCATAGGCCAGCGGGTGCAGGTGGGCA
This genomic window contains:
- a CDS encoding FAD-binding oxidoreductase codes for the protein MPEPSPLPPLQGQVRADVAVLGAGYTGLTAALELAARGYRVVVLEAQRIGWGASGRNGGQALVGYGCEVDTLEREVGRADARLLFDWSREAVQAMRRRIDRHAIDCHWVEGHASVAIRARHERDLQGHCEHLQRHYDYPMQWWDRPTLAAQLDSPRYRAAMFDPLSAHLHPLAYARGLADAARAAGVVIHERSPVVRLQRGSAPALHTAAGSVHARHLVVAGNALLQGLLPDLERRIMPVGTYVGASAPLGAERARALIANNMAVADTAWALDYFRLSHDHRLLFGGRASYSALPPPGLRGVMQRRMHQVFPQLADVGLEQVWGGLVDITRNRAPHWGRLDPNLYFAQGFSGHGVAAAGLAGEVIAAAIAGQSERLDVYQRLRHAPFPGGRLLRTPLLVAAMSWYKLRDALW